From Apium graveolens cultivar Ventura chromosome 9, ASM990537v1, whole genome shotgun sequence, the proteins below share one genomic window:
- the LOC141686217 gene encoding uncharacterized protein LOC141686217 — protein sequence MENKVIADFSKWQLLVGDGKVENFSADTGEMLIKIPDQYVVHTTQNPIESLFEITYPNFLKTMSSHSYLRSRAILTPTNVVVDDINNSILEKIPGRLHTYVSQDSIDDAGDEDNDFRSAFPVEYLNSLNMPCIPKHELNIKVGAVVMLMRNLNQIMGLCNGT from the coding sequence ATGGAGAATAAGGTTATAGCGGATTTCAGTAAATGGCAGCTTTTAGTTGGCGATGGTAAAGTTGAGAACTTTAGTGCAGACACTGGTGAAATGCTAATAAAGATTCCAGATCAATATGTTGTTCATACCACGCAAAATCCTATAGAAAGTCTTTTTGAAATAACTTACCCAAATTTTCTAAAAACCATGTCTTCACATTCTTATCTAAGATCAAGAGCTATCCTAACACCAACTAATGTTGTGGTGGACGACATCAATAACAGCATTCTTGAGAAAATTCCTGGACGTCTACACACATATGTTAGTCAGGATTCAATTGACGATGCTGGTGATGAAGATAATGATTTCAGATCAGCATTTCCAGTAGAGTACCTGAACTCATTAAATATGCCTTGCATTCCTAAGCACGAGTTAAATATCAAGGTTGGCGCCGTTGTCATGCTTATGAGAAATTTAAACCAAATTATGGGATTGTGTAACGGCACGTGA